In one window of Pseudomonas chlororaphis subsp. chlororaphis DNA:
- a CDS encoding GTPase/DUF3482 domain-containing protein: MTDPRKPPLKLAVVGHTNVGKTSLLRTLTRDVGFGEVSHRPSTTRHVEGARLSVDGEPLLDLYDTPGLEDAIALLDYLERLEHPGERLDGPARLARFLEGSEARQRFEQEAKVLRQLLDSDAGLYVIDAREPVLAKYRDELEVLASCGKPLLPVLNFVSSANHREPDWREALARLGLHALVRFDSVAPPEDGERRLYESLALLLESSRPQLERLIADQQAQRLARQQSAARLIAELLIDCAACRRSVVSEVEQEQQAIGELRKAVRQREQRCVEALLKLYAFRPQDAAASDVPLLDGRWGDDLFNPETLKQLGVRVGGGIAAGAAAGAGVDLLVGGLTLGAAALAGAIAGGALQTARSYGGRLLGKLKGQRELTVDDSVLRLLALRQRQLVQALNARGHAALGSIQLATPQDQSWREGKLPEALNKARAHPQWSSLNPAPRLSQAERQEQIEVLAQKLVVED; the protein is encoded by the coding sequence ATGACTGATCCTCGCAAACCGCCGTTGAAGCTGGCGGTGGTCGGCCACACCAACGTCGGCAAGACCTCCCTGCTGCGTACCCTGACCCGGGACGTGGGGTTCGGCGAGGTCTCCCATCGCCCCAGTACCACCCGCCATGTCGAGGGCGCGCGGCTGTCGGTGGACGGCGAACCGCTGCTCGACCTGTACGACACCCCCGGCCTGGAAGACGCCATTGCCCTGCTCGACTACCTGGAACGCCTGGAGCACCCCGGCGAGCGCCTGGATGGCCCGGCCCGCCTGGCGCGGTTTCTCGAAGGCAGCGAGGCGCGCCAGCGTTTCGAACAGGAAGCCAAGGTGCTGCGCCAGCTGCTGGACTCCGACGCCGGGCTGTATGTGATCGACGCTCGCGAGCCGGTACTGGCCAAGTACCGCGACGAGCTGGAAGTCCTCGCCAGCTGCGGCAAGCCGTTGCTGCCGGTGCTGAACTTCGTCAGCAGCGCCAATCACCGTGAGCCGGACTGGCGCGAAGCCCTGGCCCGCCTGGGCCTGCACGCGCTGGTGCGCTTCGACAGCGTGGCACCGCCGGAGGATGGCGAGCGGCGGCTGTATGAAAGCCTGGCGTTGCTTTTGGAAAGCTCGCGGCCGCAGCTGGAACGCCTGATCGCCGACCAGCAGGCGCAACGCCTGGCCCGCCAGCAAAGCGCCGCGCGGCTGATCGCCGAACTGCTGATCGATTGCGCCGCCTGCCGGCGCAGTGTGGTCAGCGAGGTCGAGCAGGAACAACAGGCCATCGGCGAGCTGCGCAAGGCCGTGCGTCAGCGCGAACAACGCTGCGTCGAGGCGCTGCTCAAGCTCTACGCCTTCCGCCCGCAGGATGCCGCCGCCAGCGATGTGCCGCTGCTCGACGGACGCTGGGGCGATGACCTGTTCAACCCGGAAACCCTCAAGCAACTGGGCGTGCGGGTCGGTGGCGGGATCGCCGCCGGCGCGGCGGCCGGGGCTGGCGTCGATCTGCTGGTGGGCGGCCTGACCCTGGGCGCGGCGGCCCTGGCCGGGGCGATTGCCGGTGGCGCGCTGCAAACCGCTCGCAGCTACGGCGGCCGCCTGCTGGGCAAGCTCAAGGGCCAGCGCGAACTGACCGTGGACGACAGCGTGCTGCGCCTCTTGGCCCTGCGCCAACGGCAACTGGTGCAGGCGTTGAATGCGCGCGGGCATGCGGCGCTGGGCAGCATCCAGCTGGCCACGCCCCAGGACCAGAGCTGGCGCGAGGGCAAGCTGCCGGAAGCCCTGAACAAGGCCCGCGCCCACCCGCAGTGGTCGTCGCTGAACCCGGCGCCGCGCCTGAGCCAGGCGGAGCGCCAGGAGCAGATCGAGGTATTGGCGCAGAAGCTGGTGGTCGAGGATTAG
- a CDS encoding phosphonate degradation HD-domain oxygenase has protein sequence MGPEQRIAELFGLYERFGDSDYIGEPVSQIEHMSQAAQLAMAEGFDDEVVLAAFFHDIGHICGQDAENMGGFGVAGHERLGADYLRRAGFSERLARLVEYHVQAKRYLTCKEPGYYERLSQASRRTLEYQGGVMNAEEARAFEQDPLCAVSLRLRHWDEQAKELWVPVMDLQVLKDKAARLLNAWMT, from the coding sequence ATGGGGCCTGAGCAGCGGATCGCCGAGCTGTTCGGCCTGTACGAGCGCTTTGGCGACAGCGACTACATCGGCGAGCCGGTGTCGCAGATCGAACACATGTCCCAGGCCGCACAGCTGGCCATGGCCGAGGGCTTCGACGACGAAGTGGTGCTGGCGGCGTTCTTCCACGATATCGGGCATATCTGTGGGCAGGATGCCGAGAACATGGGCGGTTTCGGCGTGGCCGGCCATGAGCGGCTGGGCGCCGACTACCTGCGCCGCGCCGGTTTCAGCGAGCGCCTGGCGCGGCTGGTGGAGTACCACGTGCAGGCCAAGCGTTACCTGACCTGCAAGGAGCCGGGTTACTACGAGCGGCTCAGTCAAGCCAGCCGGCGCACCCTGGAATACCAGGGCGGGGTGATGAACGCCGAGGAGGCCCGGGCCTTCGAGCAGGACCCGCTATGCGCGGTCAGCCTGCGCCTGCGCCATTGGGACGAACAGGCCAAGGAGCTGTGGGTGCCGGTGATGGATTTGCAGGTGCTCAAGGACAAGGCGGCGCGTCTGCTGAACGCATGGATGACCTAA
- a CDS encoding DUF2868 domain-containing protein, which yields MTALTPLQKLWLTEAVRLREEHAGALEDQEANRLARTAGGDLASRLQYRALWLAERDGLAAALRHWVQGARLALLLMAVLAMVSGAGLAFAALGNGQAPVNVFWALGSLLGLNLLLLLSWAIGLLFAGEHGASLGRLWLWLSAKLARDAKAAQLAPALLLLLQRRKLNRWAIGTLVNGLWLLALLSAVAILLMLLITKRYGFYWESTLLGADAFVAITNALSAIPRAIGFGVPTVEMIHASTRDVYNTELVRQMWAVWLVASLIIYGVLPRLLLMLFCRWRWRHGQARLQLDLNLPGYSQLREALMPSSERLGINDAAPDLLHRIEGGVSAQDSDGALLVAIELDDQRPWPPQLPATVKDAGVLDSRESRHKLLEQMSRFPPARLAIACDPRRSPDRGSLALIAELARSATATRVWLLQAPPGEALDAERLGDWHVALQQLELPFADCAPLNWLETGHD from the coding sequence GTGACAGCACTGACCCCACTGCAAAAACTCTGGCTCACCGAAGCCGTACGCCTGCGTGAAGAACACGCCGGCGCCCTGGAGGACCAGGAAGCCAATCGCCTGGCGCGCACCGCGGGCGGCGACCTGGCGAGCCGCCTCCAATACCGCGCGCTGTGGCTGGCCGAACGCGACGGCCTGGCCGCTGCCCTGCGCCACTGGGTCCAGGGCGCGCGCCTGGCGCTGTTGCTGATGGCCGTGTTGGCCATGGTCAGCGGTGCCGGCCTGGCCTTCGCCGCCCTGGGTAACGGGCAGGCGCCGGTCAACGTGTTCTGGGCCCTGGGCAGCCTGCTCGGCCTCAACCTGCTTCTGCTGCTGAGCTGGGCCATCGGCCTGCTGTTCGCCGGCGAACACGGCGCCAGCCTCGGCCGCCTGTGGCTGTGGCTCAGCGCCAAGCTCGCCCGCGACGCCAAGGCCGCGCAGCTGGCGCCCGCCCTGCTGCTGTTGCTGCAACGGCGCAAACTCAATCGCTGGGCCATCGGCACCCTGGTCAACGGCCTGTGGCTGCTGGCCCTGCTCAGCGCCGTGGCGATCCTGCTGATGCTGCTGATCACCAAGCGCTACGGGTTCTACTGGGAAAGCACCCTGCTCGGCGCGGATGCTTTCGTGGCGATCACCAACGCCCTCAGCGCCATACCCCGGGCCATAGGTTTCGGGGTACCGACCGTAGAGATGATTCACGCCAGCACCCGGGATGTTTACAACACTGAACTGGTGCGCCAGATGTGGGCCGTCTGGCTGGTGGCCTCGCTGATCATTTACGGCGTGCTGCCGCGCCTGCTGCTGATGCTGTTCTGTCGCTGGCGCTGGAGGCACGGGCAGGCGCGCCTGCAACTGGACCTCAACCTCCCTGGCTACAGCCAGCTGCGCGAAGCGCTGATGCCCAGCAGCGAACGCCTGGGGATCAACGATGCCGCCCCCGACTTGCTGCACCGCATCGAAGGCGGCGTCAGCGCGCAGGACAGTGATGGCGCCCTGCTGGTGGCCATCGAACTGGACGACCAGCGCCCCTGGCCACCGCAATTGCCGGCCACGGTGAAAGACGCCGGCGTCCTCGACAGCCGCGAATCCCGGCACAAGCTGCTGGAACAGATGAGCCGCTTTCCGCCGGCGCGCCTGGCCATCGCCTGCGATCCACGGCGCTCGCCGGACCGTGGCAGCCTGGCGCTGATCGCCGAACTGGCCCGCAGCGCCACTGCCACCCGGGTCTGGCTATTGCAGGCGCCGCCCGGCGAAGCGCTGGACGCCGAACGCCTGGGCGACTGGCACGTGGCGCTGCAACAGCTGGAGCTGCCATTCGCCGATTGCGCACCGCTGAACTGGCTGGAGACCGGGCATGACTGA